GAGATCCATATAGCCCGGAGCAATACCTATAATAACCCCCGTCTCATTCATAACCGTCTCTGCGGCTTCTGCAATCCTGTGTCCTGCTTTGCCAAATCCTTCAGTATAGATCTTGAAATTTATAATTATCTCAGGAAATCTCTTGGCCATTCTCTCCTACCCCCTTATTTAGACCTCTTAAGCTTCATCATATCCCCAAGAGTCGGAGTTACAGGACCGGATTTCTCAGACCTGATGTCTGTATCAGTGGACTCAATGAGCTTAATCTTCAGTGCACTCTCAATCTTCTTTCTGACGCCGTCTTCCGGGATCATGCCTTTCTCTATCTTCTTTATAAGGCCCTCTTTCTCTTTGATACTCAGGGCAAGTTCCTTCTGAGAGAGACCAAGCGCCTCTCTTCCCTCCCGGACCCTGGCAGAGAAATCATCCACAATATCGCCGTCCATCATGTCAAAGACATCTCTTGCACGCCTCTTTGGTGCTGAAGCAGCCCCGGAAGCACCCGGCCTTATAGTCTTAATTTTGCCGGCCTGCTGCTGTGCCTGTGCTCCTGCACCCGGCCTTTCCAAAACTGTGCCAAGCTTTGAGCATTTACTGCATACACGCATTCTGGCGCCGCCAATCTGGACGAGAACGGGTTTTCCCCGGATCGTTTCTCCGCAAACCTCACACTCTGTCATAAAAATCTAAACATCTATATATCAAACAAAACCTAAATACCTATTTGAGGGAACGGATGGCAGATAGCCAGACAAAAAAATCCGAATCACTGAATGAGGAGGATGTAACAAGGTACCTCCTCGACAGAATTTCCGGTCTTGAGAAGAGAAATCTCGAACTTCGTGAGGAATTAAGGCAGCTTGAATCAGAGAAGCGCTTTATTGAGACACAGAAGATAAGATTTGAACGCGAGATCAGGAAACTGAAAGGTGAGGTCGAAAAACTGAGAAGCCCGCCGCTTATAATCGGCACTATAACCGACATTGCAGGTGACAGCAGATATGTCGTACAGTCCAGCGCAGGCCCTAAATTTATGGTTCGTGCATCCGGATTTCTTGACACCGCTGACCTGAAACAGGGTGCAAGATGTACACTCAACCAGCAGTCATTAACTATAGTAGACATACTGCCGGTATCCTTTGATTCCCAGATCTACGGGATGGAGATCAGCAATATTCCGGAGGAGACCTATGACGATGTAGGAGGCCTTGAATACCAGATAACCGAGATCCGGGAAGCAGTTGAACTTCCGCTGACAAAACCTGAAATATTTACCAGAATTGGAATTACTCCGCCCAAAGGAGTACTGCTCTATGGCCCTCCGGGAACAGGAAAGACTCTCCTTGCAAGGGCTGTGGCCCATCACACCGAGGCAAAATTCCTGAGGGTTGTCGGTTCAGAGCTGGTCCAGAAATATATAGGGGAGGGCGCAAGACTTGTGAGAGAACTGTTTGAACTTGCAAGAAAATCCGCACCCTCAATAATATTTATAGATGAGATAGATGCAATCGGTGCGCACCGGACAGAGGGGATCACTTCCGGAGACAGGGAAGTACAGAGAACTCTCATGCAGCTTTTAGCTGACCTTGACGGCTTTGAGGCAAGAGGAGATGTCAAAATAATCGGGGCAACGAACAGAATAGATATACTTGACCCCGCACTCCTCCGCCCCGGAAGATTTGACCGCATTATTGAGATTCCTCTCCCGGACTACGAAGGCAGGCTCTCAATTCTGAAAATCCATACAGAAAATATGAATATATCTAAAAAATTATCACTTGAGGATATTGCAAAACTTACGGAAGGTATGAACGGCTCGGAACTGAGAGCCATATGTACCGAGGCCGGCATGTTTGCCCTTAGAAATGAGAAGGATTATGTGGGAATAGATGATTTCATCCTTGCGACAGATAAAGTGGGAAGCGAGATAAAAAACCACATGAAGACTACCAGTGACGGAGTTATGTTTGCCTGAATCAGGAACAATGATTATAGTGCACTGGTTCCACACCCCATAGTAATAGTAATAAGCAGATTTTCAAGCAGATTTTCCGGATCATTCCGGAAAGTTCTGCATTATACTGTATACAGGCCGTATTCCCGCAGGAAAGATAAAAACAGATCAATCCTCTGATCTGCTGTACCTGACCTCAAGGACACGGTCGCACATTTCACAGAAATCGGGGTAATCCTCTTTTTTTGAATTTATATCAATCTTCAGTTTTCCGGAGATAAAACCGTCTTTAATCCCTATAAGACCTGCATTCCCACCGGCATCACTGAGCTTTAAATTTCTGCCATATATCTCTCCTGCAAAAATTTCCGAGCAGTATATGCCGGGAGAAACTTCAAAGAGAACAGAGGCGACATAACGCCTGATGTACCACCTGATCTCGGAGAGCAGGGACAAAGAGCCGCCGAGGGTCGAATTTGGGATTACTACTCCGCAGTCCGTTCTTTCAGGCCGGTAAAATCTGAGAATATCCCTGCTCGTCTCTGATGCAAGAAGGGTAGAAAAGAGATCTATACCCTCCTTCTGAATGAGCAGAAGATTCATTTCAATCACATATACATTATATCCGATGAGCCGGTCTTCTTAGTGACCTTGTCAATGGAATAGATGAAATCGTCAAATGTTACATAGTCTGCATTGTTCCTGACCGCATTCATACCCGCTTCGCGGCAGATGGACTGCAGTTCAGCTCCGGTCATATTCTCGGTCAGTGATACCAGCTTCTCAATCGAGACATCTTTTATATTCATTCTTGAGGAGTGGATCTTTAAGATGTCAGACCTGGCTGTCTCATCCGGAAGTGAGACCTCAAGAATCCGGTCAAATCTCCCGGGGCGGAGGAGTGCGGGGTCAAGCATATCCACCCTGTTGGTGGCTGCCATAATCCTGACATTACCCCGGTTGTCAAATCCGTCCATCTCAGCTAAAAGCTGCATAAGTGTCCTCTGCACCTCAGCACTGCCGGAGGTTCCGTCCTGTGTCCTCATGCTTCCGATGGAGTCGATCTCATCTATGAATACTATAGACGGTGACCTCTCCCGTGCAAGTAAGAAGAGGTCCCTGACCATCTGGGCACCCTCACCTATGAATTTATGGACAAGTTCACTGCCGGACATACGGATAAATGTAGCATTGGCACGGTTTGCAACTGCCTTTGCAATCATTGTCTTGCCTGTCCCCGGAGGGCCGAAGAGGAGGATTCCCTTTGGAGGTTCCACACCTATCTTTTCAAAGACTTCAGGGCGCGTCAGCGGGTACTCCACCGCCTCCCGTACCTCCTCGATCTCATTTCTAAGACCGCCGATCATATCAAAACTGACATTCGGAGATTCTTCCAGTTCCATTACACGCACGCGGGTATCAAAGGTATTGCCGACAATCCTGACAATAGAGAGCGCGTTGTTGACAGCGACCTTCATTCCGGCTTTAATCTGGCCTCTCAGGCAGTCAATAGTCTGCGTAATATATTCCTGGTTATTGCCCTGCTGACGCAGGTAAATCTCACCACTGTCAAGAATGTCAATAACTGTCGCAACAAAGAGAGGAGGGCGCTTTAGCTGTTCATTCTCCCTTTTAAGCTGTGTATTTTCCTTTTGGAGGTTGTTAATCTCCCTGTTGAGGATATCAAGCTTTACCCTTAAATCCTGCAACTGTTCGTTTAGTTCCTGTAGTCCCGGTTTTGAAAAACTATCTCCGGAATTGTTGCAGACTGATTCATCCATGATTACTTTATATCTTAATCTTACAACATTTATTAGATATGTCTTTTACAATCCAGTGCAGGGGTATTTCCAAAGGAAAAGCTAAAGGCGAGATTATTGTAAGCAAGGACCCGATCTCATTTCTCTCAGGGGTTGATCCGGAGACCGGGATAGTTATGGAAAAGGGGCATGCAATTGAGGGAAGGTCAATAGCCGGAAAAGTGCTGGTATTCCCACACGGAAAAGGCTCCACAGTCGGATCATACATAGTGTATGCCCTGAAGAAAAATGGCAAAGCACCAGCTGCGATTGTAAATAACGAAGCAGAGACGATAATTGCCACAGGTGCAATAATAGCCGATCTCCCGATGGTGGATAAACCCTCACAGGATATAAATTCCCTGAAGGACGGCATGATAGCAGAAGTAGACGGCGATGAAGGCGTAATTCTTATCGAAGACTAAAATCTTTTTCGCGGTGCTATCTTGTATTATCATCTTATTTTAACTGACGAGTGTAACCTCTGCTGTACATACTGCAGGGATAAGGCATTCATTGTTCCGGACAGCGACTACAACAGTTTTAAATTGTCAGATACTCCTCCGGAAATTGAATACAGCATTGATTCGCTAATTGATTTCCTCTCAAAAGACAGAGATCCAAGCATTCTCTTCTATGGAGGAGAACCACTTCTCAGAATAAAAATGATTGAGGAGATCATGGACCGTGCAGAGAATACCTCTTTTCTGATTTACACAAACGGAATTTTTCTTGACAGGCTTAAAGACGAATATCTAAGCAGGATATCCTACATCTTCATATCAATAGACGGGGATGAGGAGACTACAGACGGATACCGGGGAAGGGGAGTTTACAGGAAAATCTTTGAAAATCTGAAAGAGATCAGGGAGAGAGGGTTTAAAGGAGAGATAATCGCCAGGATGACTGTTGCTGAAAAGACTGACATCTGTAAATCTGTCCTCCACCTCCAGAACCACGAGAACTTCCGGTTTGATTCCATACACTGGCAGCTAGATGCAAATTTCTGGTATGACTATGGTTTAAGGCCGGAATTTAAGGCATGGATAACTGAGTCATACAATCCCGGAATATCAAAGCTCGCAGAATACTGGCTCAGAAAACTCAAAGAGGGTGAGTTTATCAGGTGGTACCCCTTCGCAGCAACAGCCGGAGATATTCTTAAAGGAATTGCAGTAAATCCGATAAGATGCGGCGCAGGAATATACAATTATGCCATTTTAACGGACGGGAACATTGCACCATGTCCCTGTATGGCCGGACTTGAGGAGTATTACTGCGGCAATATCTGTGAGACAGACCCCTCTGAAATTCTTAAATCAGAGATCAGCGGGGACTGCACCGACTGTGAAATAAAGGATTTCTGCGGCGGAAGATGCCTCTACTCCAATATAATCAGGCCGTGGCCTGCCGAGGGCAGAGAGATAGTCAGGGATTCGGTAAAACATCTCAAAGAGTGCATTGAGGATAAAATTCCGGATATAAAAGAGCTGACTGAGAAGGGCATAATATCGGAGAGGGTTTTTGATTACGAAAAGTATAACGGCTGTGAGATAATCCCATAAATAGCAGCCGGGAGGAGAAGAAAACCGGTGCCAATGACAGGTATCATCTGCCGGATGCCAACAATTACTGGTAAATGCAGGACATTACTATATAAATCCGGATAATTTCCTTATTTAAAATAATATCAGGACCAAATATGAAGATCAACTGGAGAAATATAAAATGGGCGGGAAATTCTTATGCAGCATTGTATGCGGCATGCGAACTGGCCGGTTATGAACTTATTCCGGTTGATAAACCTGAAGACGACATAACCCTTTACAGCTTAAACTCTGTAAACGCAGACCATTTTTCTGATGAAATAAGAAACGCAGAGTGCATAACTGTTGCAGGCGGCCCTCATCCAAGCGCAGACCATAAACAATTTACAGGGATTGCAGACTATGTCGTTGTAGGTGAGGCGGAATACTCCCTTCCGGCACTGCTGAGATACCTTGACCCTGACAGTCCTGAAAAAGACCTTCCGGCAGGTGTCGCAGCGGGTGACAGATACAGGGAGAAGGATTACTGTGTAATTCCGGACGCATACCCGCCGTTTACAAAGATTAAGGGGTATGTCGAGATCAGCCGGGGCTGCCCCTACGGCTGCGCCTACTGCCAGACGCCAAGGCTCTTCGGGCAGGGCATAAGGCACAGGAGCATTGACTGTATTGTTAAGGCTGCATCAGGATACAGGGATGTCAGATTTATCAGCCCGAACTCACTTGCATACGGTTCAAAGACAGGTACATCACCGGACTATGACAAACTGGAAAAACTTCTCTCTTCCTTTTTTTCTGACCAGAATGTCTACCTCGGGACATTCCCAAGCGAAGTGAGGCCCGAATTTGTCACAGAAAAATCACTGGAACTGATATCAGATTACTGCTCCAACAAAAAGATCCATTTCGGCGCCCAGTCGGGCAGCAACAGAATGCTCAGAAAGATAAGACGCGGGCATACTTCGGAAGACGTTGTATCGGCAGTAGAACTCTGCCGGGAATTTGGGTTTACTCCGGTTGTGGACTACATAATAGGCCTTCCGGGCGAAGAGGAGGAAGACCAGAGAGAGACCCTTGAGCAGATAAAATGGGTATGCAGATACGGCAAGGTTCATTCACATTATTTCACCCCTCTCTCAGGGACGCCTTTTGAAGGTGAAAAACCCGCGCCTCTTATTCCGGATGTGAACAGAATTCTCGGAAAACTCTCCCTTAACGGAAAAGTCACCGGCTACTGGATTGAGAGCGGGTCAAGGTTTTTTAATCAGAACAAATGATCAGATAATATGAAGAAAATACTCGTATTGACCGACCTGCACGGCAACTACGGAAAGATGGAGGCATTCCTTGAACTTGATCCTGATTTTGTCGTAATTTCAGGAGACCTGACAGAGATGGGGCCATCCGAACCGGCCATTGCCATGCTGGACTCAATCGATGTACCCTGCTTTGTGGTTCCGGGAAACTGTGACCCGAAGGATATCCTTGAACACCTGGAGGATTCTTCTGCCGTATCAATGCACGGCACGGCACTTGACATTGGCAATATAACTTTTGTCGGCCTCGGGGGCTCAAATCCAACGCCTTTCTGCACCCCCTTTGAACTTCAGGAGGAGGAGATCGAAGAGGTCCTCTCATCAGCAGAGAAGAGGATGAGGAAAAATGTGCATAATATCCTCATATGCCACGCCCCGCCGTTCGGGACGCTGGATAACGTTGGGGAAAATCAGGTCGGGAGTACGGCCCTAAAAGAGCATATGAATAATTATGACCTCATATGCTGCGGGCATATACATGACGATCCGGGTGTAAAAGAGACAGATGGCACTGTGGTCGTAAACCCAGGACCTGCATCAGAGGGCAGATGCGCCGTAGTAACACTCGGCGACGATGCAAAGGATATAAGAGTTGAGCTGTACAGCTTCTGAAGAAGAGCAATCTGATTTCCGGCAGAAAACCACCTGAGAGAGATTATGCAGAGTAAATCTCTCCCGGATTTTTCAGGAAGCCTTCGCGGAGCAGACGGGAAGGCAGACCCGGAATTATGATATTCAGGGCCTCAAAAAAAGTGAATCTGCCGGAGAAATAACCGTAATATACTCAGAAATTACCCTCTTTTTCTATAATCATCTCAAGATATGACGTCTGGATGCTCTCACCGGTTACCTCAAGAAATTCCTTAATTTCGTTTATCTTCTCAGCAGCTGAGTCCTTATCTTCAGAAATTATCTCTATTTCAACGAAATGACCAAGGCCCTCAACGATATCAAGTGCAATTGTGGCATCCATGAACAGATATTCTTCTCTTCTCTTCTTCACGCCCCTTGATACGAAAAATCCGGTTTTTAAAAGCACTTTCTCCATATCCTCAGCAGACGATATGGCGACATTGTACTCTTCTCTCGCCTTCGCGCCCGCAGCCTTAACCTTCGGCCCTTTATATGTAAGTTCAGCTGAATCACCGGTATCTCTGATCCTTAAAGCTTCATCTGTCCTTGCGTAGTCCCGGATCAGGGAGTTGTAATACATATCATCCTGCATACTGACACCGAGATATCCTGCATTATTCTCTTCAAGAATCTGTTTAATGCGATCTATAGATTCCACCCGGTTCTTTGACTCAACTTCGTAGATCATTATGTCACCTTATATTAGGTACGGTTGCAAATAAATATAGACAGGTGTAAAATGACAATCAAAGAAGGAGATTTCATCAGACTCAGTTATACCGGCGAAAGCGAGGGTATAATCTTTGACACAACCTACGAAGAGGTTGCAAAAGAAGACGGAACATATTCAGAAGAGAAGAATTATGGACCAATTGTTGTCCGTGTAGGCGGACAACATCTTATACAGGGCCTTGATGAAGACCTCACAGGCAAAGAGACCGGAACAGAGTACTCAGTAGAGATCTCACCTGAAAAGGCATACGGAGAGAGAAACCAGGAACTCGTCCGCTCAGCATCCACAAAGGACTTCGGCGAGAAGCCAACAGTCGGAATGCGTGTAAAGGCAGACGACAGACAGGGTGTAGTTGTAAATGTAGTAGGAAAGCGCGTAGTGATTGACTTCAACCACATGCTCGCCGGAAAGACAATCTCCTACAAATACACAATCGAGAGTGTAATCGAAGAGCCAAAGGAACAGGCAGCAGCACTCTTCAAACTCTTCTGCGGAAAGGAGATGGAGATGGACCTTACAGACGGTGTTCTTACAGTAATCCTCCCGCCCGGAATCACATATGACAAGAACTACATGTACGGCAAAGGCATGGCAGTACACCAGATCTTTGAGTACGTTGAAGGTGTAGAGGAAGTAATTCTCAAAGAGTCCTTCAAGAAACCAGAAATATACAATGAAGAAACTGCTGAAGTAACTGAGGCAACAGAGGTTGCAGCTGAAACAGAAGTTTCTGAAGTTAAAGAAGAGACAGCTGAAGCATCCGAAGAATAAACCCGGATATTCAGCAAAAATATTTTTTAAAACCAAAATTCAAATTATCAAAAAACCACATGGTTTTTTCGTAAAAAAAGTTCTCTTCTAAGGAAATTGATCAGAGTTTTTCCGATTTTTATCGTGAATGAACAGAGTGAATATCGGGTATGTTTTACACCGGAAATATCAGAAATTCCGGCGAAAAAAGTGATTCATATTTTAAATCTTAGCAGTGCCGCAATGCCGCCAAGCGCCTCAAGCCGGCTTCCGGGTTCAAACTCAGTCGAGAGAACAACTATGCCTGCCCTCATATTCTCAGCAGTCTCAAGAAGTGCTGATATGTTATCGTCCCGAAGCAGGCTGTCACAGACAAGCACCTCGTCCACAGCACCATAGTCAATAGCCTGCCTGACCTCAGATACTCCGTACGCGACAGCACCTCCGGTTGAGATCCTCTTTAACAGCTCATCAATGGCCTTAACTTCCCTCGCAAGCTGAATGTCCTCATTTATCCGGCCTGTGATGCCAAGCCCGATAACCTCCTGCACTGCACCCCTGCCTATACGCCTCGTCTCGGCAGTGATGCACCTCTCCGCAAGTTCAGCATCCTTTGACTTAAGGAATGAGATGAAATCATCCTTGACAAAACCAGGCCCTGCAACGACAACCGGCCCTGTAATTGCCGACAGAAAACCATACACCTCCAGAAAAAATTCCTTCCGGCTGTCAAGACCCTCACGCTTGCCTGAACCGCCCAGAACCGAAGTAACCAGTTCAGGGCCAAACTGTCTGAGCCTGAAGAGTTCAGCCTCACCCTCCTCAACTGTCAGTATATGTATAAGACCCAGTGAAGAGGCCTTAACCGCCCTGTCAATCCTCTCAAGATCATAGGACGTCCAGTTTTTTATCACCGAAATTTCATGTCCGGACTCCAGATTTAGGGAATGGTGAAAGCCGGTATCAGGGCCATGCTCAATAACACCGCCAGCCCTCAGCCTCCCGGAGTTATGATGAAACTCAACCTTCTCAATCCGGATGCCAAGGCGCACGGGCTTCTTCTCCGTCTTCTCAGGCCTTGCCTTGTCGGTTGCAGAGTCAATACTTCTGAAGGTTGTTGCAAAGACGAGGTCACCCGGCGCTATCAGGTGCTTTAAGTGCCATAAGTCATCAAGGGTCTCCGGAAAGAGTTTAATCTCCCCGAAATTTCTCTTCAGCCCGCAGAATTCGGATTTCAACTTATCACTCCGCTATATCCGAGCCGCCCGGCGGGACAAATGCTGCAATATTCTCAGTATTCAGAACTTTCTTAAGGTTCTTCTGCTCATTTTCCGGAATCATCTCCTTTAAGGCCTTAAGGATCTTCCTTGCGATATCGTTCGGCTCATAAGTGCCCGGGACGATCCGTACAAAATAGCCCTTTCTCTTCTCAATAGCTGAAGACGGCCCGCCGATAATACCATACTCAGGAGATGTCTGAAGCCCGACTGAAATTCCGGGTGCGACATTCCTGTAATATTTCCTCTCACCCCTGATGACAAAGGCACCGCGTTTTAAGGACTCACCAGACTCGGCAGTCTTGCTCACCTGATCCCTCGGCACTGCATAGACATCCGCGCTGTAAAAACCGGATTTCCAGGCGTTGGAATAGGATACTGCAAAGACTGCCGCTTCGTCCATGCACTCAGTCTCACCCTTAACAGCCACAGCACTTCCGCCGTGGATGTCGGCATGAAGAAATGTATCCTTACCTTCGAGATATTTCCTGACAATATCCTCATTTGTGCCGGCATCACGCCCGCCGATTACCAGGACATCGTCAGATGTGTAAAACCACCTGAACTTATGATACCACTTCGGTTTTATAAATTTAATATCGGTCCTCTTCCTCTCCGGCCTTTCGGTAACCTTAAACCTCTCCATTGCAACGAGTGCACCGGCCTTCTTCTTTTTGAATTTTTTAATCTCGGAGTAATACCTGCCCGCATTACCCTCAACACCCTCAGAGGCATACAGTTTAATCGTTTTTCCGTCCAGGAGAATATCAACGGCTGCCTCTGACGGATAAACCCTCTTTATCATCTTAGCCATCGGATTATCAGCATTTTTCAGGATATCCTCAATCTCCTGCCACGACATCTTTAACGAAGCATCTGAGAGGGTTTTGACTATATCTGCAATGGTCTGGTAGTTGGCATAGATAATCTCAACCTTCTCACTGGCAAGGGTAATTTTCTCCTCAAACTTAACAATAGCCTCCTGCTGCCTCTTTCTGATAATCTCAGCCTTGGAGAGCTTCTTCTTCACTTCCGCCTCAGAGACCTCAGGAAGGCCGAAGTACGAGTCAAGTGCCTGACTGTACGTCTCAAAAGTCTCCTCCGGAATTTCGCCCTCAAAGATTAACGGCCAGCAGCCGCTCTTTGTAATAGCCGGAGACTTTTTGGACTCGAGATCTCCGGAGAGAGTCTTAAACGCCGCAATAATCACCGCAGGGTCGGCCTCAGATGCCGGAGCTTCCCTGGCAATGCCCGATATGCGGCATATCTCCTCTGCATACCTCCCGCCAAGCATAAATGAGGATGCAAGTGTACGTACAATATCCTTATCAGACTCTGCAAGAACTATTCCGGCAGACTCCTCATCATATTCAGTGATGTCTTTTCCCGTGACAGCATACTTCTCCCCCGCAATGATATCCCGGTCCTTAAACCTGTGCCTCTTAAGCGCATTTAAGATCGTATATTCAGAGTCACAGAGAATTGCATTGCCCTCATCAAAAAATTCAAAGATTAGATGGTAAATGCTCTCACTTTTACCTATAGTAAGGTCAAGAACCCTCTGGATTCCCGGCTGATTTATCTCAAGAATTCTTCCGCCGGAGAGATATTTTCTGAGATACATCGAATATCCGGATGGGTTCTCCGGTGATTTCGGAAGTTTTTTTGTCAGGTGAACCCTGACTCCGGACTCAGCAATAATACTGAATTTCTGCCTGTCCTCACCGTTAAGCCTGAATCCGAATGCATTCTGGTCATATTGGTATATCTTTCCAATCCAGAGCGGCATCAGGCCGTTTAACTCAGCTATTACTGCCCTCAGGTCAAGTCCGCTCATTCCTTTTTTAACAGCCATTATATACCAAACTACATATTGTCTGAAGACAAAAAAATAATGACTGATGTTTATATGAGTGAGGAGATTTCTGCAGACCCAATAACAGAGAAAATAAGCAGCAAAAGTGACGCGGAGAAGGTTGCCGGACATCAGCAGCGCATGATAAGGACATGCGTCGGATGTTTTATGGGAATCATAACCGGAGTATTGTCATATCTGTTCATAGGTGACCCTGTATCACCAGCAGGTGAACCAAAAGCGATACTTGGATGGCTTTTGCTTCTTGCAGGGATAGTTTTTCAGAAGCATGTCTTTATGGCATTAAAGATCGATTATTCCGAACTCGGAGCGAAGGACTGGTTTTATCAGGGATTCATGGCATTTGCCTTCTGGTTCATATCATGGACAGTTCTTCTCTCAATAAACTAAATTACATTTTTTATAAAAAATTTACAGGTTGATTAATATGCGAATTGCCGTTGTACATAAAGACAGGTGCCACCCTGTAAAGTGCGGACAGGAATGTATATTATACTGTCCGAGAGTCAGAACAGGCGACGAGACAGTAGTTATCGGGGAAAACGGCAAAGCAGTAATATCCGAAGAACTCTGTGTCGGGTGTGGAATATGCGTTAAGAAATGCCCTTTTGAAGCTATAGATATAATTACACTCCCCGAAGAGCTTGAACACCCTACGCACAGGTACGGACAGAACGGCTTTGCCCTCTATGGCATGGCAATGCCTTCTGAAGGAAAAGTCATGGGAATACTTGGAGAAAACGGTATAGGTAAGAGTACTGCCGTAAGCATACTCTCAGGGCAGTTGATACCAAACAGGGGCGCATTTGACGAAGAACCTACCTGGGACAAATTCCTTGCCGACTACGCAGGCACTGAACTCTTCGACTACATACAGCTCATATCACAGGGAAAGGTGAGCGCCTCCGTAAAACCGCAGTATATTGACTTTATACCAAAAGTATTCAAAGGAAAAGTGAGCGAACTCCTAAAATCCACCGATGAGAGGGGAATACTGGGCCACCTGACAGCCAGACTTAAGCTTGACCCAATACTTGACAGGGAGATTGCCCAACTCTCCGGCGGAGAACTGCAGAGGGTTGCCCTTGCGGCATGCCTTGCAAGAGATGTTAATTTTTACTTCCTTGACGAGATAACGCCCTATCTTGACATATACCAGAGAATGGCAGCAGCAGAACTCATCCGGGAAGTTGCTGAGAAAAAACCTGTTATGATAGTCGAGCATGACCTCGCAATACTCGACATGCTTGCTGACAATATCCACGTAGGATATGGTAAACCGTCGGTATTTGGTATCATTACAAGGCCGAAAGGTGTAAGGATCGGAATTAACCAGTACCTGGAAGGATTCCTTGCCGAGGAGAATGTAAGGTTCAGGCAGTATTCGGTTGACTTTGAGACGAGATCACACTCCAGAGAGACTGAAAGGGAAATACTGATGAAATTTCCGGCAATGAAAAAGAGCTACGGCGGCAAATTCACCCTCAATATCAATGGCGGAGATATACGTCATGGTGAGGTGCTCGGAGTTGTTGGCGCAAACGGTATAGGAAAGAGTACCTTTGCAAAGCTCCTTGCCGGTGCTGAAAAGCCCGATTCCGGGAGGATTTCAGA
The sequence above is a segment of the Methanoplanus limicola DSM 2279 genome. Coding sequences within it:
- a CDS encoding ribosome biogenesis/translation initiation ATPase RLI, which codes for MRIAVVHKDRCHPVKCGQECILYCPRVRTGDETVVIGENGKAVISEELCVGCGICVKKCPFEAIDIITLPEELEHPTHRYGQNGFALYGMAMPSEGKVMGILGENGIGKSTAVSILSGQLIPNRGAFDEEPTWDKFLADYAGTELFDYIQLISQGKVSASVKPQYIDFIPKVFKGKVSELLKSTDERGILGHLTARLKLDPILDREIAQLSGGELQRVALAACLARDVNFYFLDEITPYLDIYQRMAAAELIREVAEKKPVMIVEHDLAILDMLADNIHVGYGKPSVFGIITRPKGVRIGINQYLEGFLAEENVRFRQYSVDFETRSHSRETEREILMKFPAMKKSYGGKFTLNINGGDIRHGEVLGVVGANGIGKSTFAKLLAGAEKPDSGRISDTVKVSYKPQYIKTDSKDSVEMLLRKATTKFDSNFYKHEILEPLTLEPLLQNCVDQLSGGELQRVAIALCLSQEADIYILDEPSAHLDVEQRVKLARVLKRHAESTESGVLVIDHDIYVIDMISERLLVFDGNPGVEGTALGPYSMKDGMNHFLKELEVTFRRDKSGRPRINKPGSYLDREQRSAGEYYYAEISKT